A region from the Populus trichocarpa isolate Nisqually-1 chromosome 18, P.trichocarpa_v4.1, whole genome shotgun sequence genome encodes:
- the LOC7462953 gene encoding pentatricopeptide repeat-containing protein At2g20540, whose protein sequence is MATRIGALKIRELENFFVPILQNCKNIVELKSIHAHVIKYSLSQSSFLVTKMVDVCDKTEDLGYASLLFKQVKEPNGYLYNAMIRAHTHNKVYALAILFYKEMLRLKDPESENPIFPDRFTFPFVIKSCSGLVCYNLGKQVHAHLCKFGPKSNITMENALIDMYTKCASLLDAHKVFDGMVERDAISWNSIISGHVGVGQMRKAGALFDLMPYRTIVSWTAMISGYTRLGSYADALYVFRQMQIVGVEPDEISIISVLPACAQLGALEVGKWIHMYCDRNGLLRKTSICNALMEMYSKCGCIGQAYQLFDQMSKGDVISWSTMIGGLANHGKAREAIELFKRMKKAKIEPNGITFLGLLSACAHAGFWNEGLAYFDSMSKDYHIEPEVEHYGCLVDILGRAGRLSQALDVIEKMPMKPDSKIWGSLLSSCRTHSNLDIAIIAMEHLEELEPDDTGNYVLLSNIYADLAKWDGVSRMRKLIKSKSMKKTPGSSLIDINNVVQEFVSWDDSKPFSRDIFWLLELLTSHQDTTDPHLIEIMLEDGSECLG, encoded by the coding sequence ATGGCAACAAGAATTGGTGCCTTGAAAATCAGAGAACTAGAGAATTTCTTTGTACCCATTTTGCAAAACTGCAAAAACATTGTAGAGTTGAAGAGCATCCATGCTCATGTGATCAAGTACTCACTTTCGCAGAGCAGCTTCTTGGTGACAAAAATGGTAGATGTGTGTGATAAAACTGAGGATCTTGGTTACGCCAGCTTGCTTTTTAAGCAAGTGAAGGAACCAAATGGGTATTTATACAATGCAATGATAAGAGCTCACACACACAATAAAGTGTATGCTTTAGCAATCTTGTTTTATAAGGAAATGCTAAGGCTAAAAGACCCGGAAAGTGAAAACCCAATTTTCCCTGACAGATTCACATTCCCCTTTGTTATTAAATCTTGTTCAGGGCTTGTATGTTATAATCTAGGTAAGCAAGTCCATGCCCACTTGTGCAAGTTTGGGCCAAAGTCTAATATTACTATGGAGAATGCTCTAATTGATATGTACACAAAGTGTGCTAGTTTGTTGGACGCACATAAGGTGTTTGATGGTATGGTTGAAAGAGATGCAATTTCGTGGAATAGTATTATTTCTGGGCATGTTGGGGTGGGTCAGATGAGAAAGGCAGGAGCTTTGTTTGATTTAATGCCTTACAGGACTATAGTATCTTGGACGGCGATGATTTCTGGTTACACGCGTCTCGGATCGTACGCCGATGCGTTGTATGTGTTTCGTCAAATGCAAATTGTGGGCGTTGAGCCTGATGAGATTAGTATTATTTCTGTTTTGCCAGCGTGTGCGCAGCTAGGAGCTCTTGAAGTTGGGAAATGGATACATATGTATTGTGACAGAAATGGGTTGTTGAGGAAGACATCTATATGTAATGCTCTTATGGAAATGTACTCAAAATGTGGTTGCATTGGTCAAGCTTATCAATTGTTTGATCAAATGTCCAAAGGGGATGTGATTTCTTGGAGTACCATGATTGGAGGGCTCGCAAATCATGGGAAAGCTCGCGAAGCCATTGAATTgtttaaaagaatgaagaaagcAAAGATTGAACCAAATGGTATTACGTTTCTTGGTCTTCTATCAGCTTGTGCTCATGCTGGTTTTTGGAATGAGGGGTTAGCGTACTTCGATTCCATGAGTAAAGATTATCATATAGAGCCAGAGGTTGAGCATTATGGCTGCTTGGTCGATATTCTTGGACGTGCAGGGCGCCTTAGTCAGGCTCTTGATGTTATAGAGAAGATGCCTATGAAGCCTGATTCGAAGATATGGGGTTCATTATTAAGTTCTTGCAGGACTCATTCTAATCTTGATATTGCTATTATTGCAATGGAACACCTTGAAGAGCTTGAACCAGATGATACAGGAAATTATGTCTTGCTTTCCAATATATATGCAGATCTTGCCAAGTGGGATGGTGTGTCAAGGATGAGAAAGCTTATCAAAAGTAAGAGCATGAAGAAAACACCAGGGTCTAGTTTGATTGACATCAACAATGTGGTTCAAGAATTTGTATCATGGGATGATTCGAAGCCATTTTCAAGAGACATTTTCTGGTTGCTAGAGTTGCTGACTTCCCATCAGGACACAACTGATCctcatttaattgaaataatgcTTGAGGATGGGAGTGAATGTCTGGGTTAA
- the LOC7458972 gene encoding putative CCR4-associated factor 1 homolog 8 codes for MAAAAAVAAKITAVWRQNFKREIFRLDAALFRFPVVSFDTEFPGFFRNTPMDATDLTRYEDLKHNVDPLRLIQFGITVADASGKIGGTWEFNLRFDLSKDLSVSQSIQFLQDNGIDFDKLRRDGIDFDMFAQLLSRVVAKHRNLCWVTFHGLYDLSHTLRTVTNRPLPHSLAGFTSLLGIVFGDVVDIKYTARFCQGLRGGELGLAAIAKILNVERVGGAHQAGSDSLLTARVYTKMRMVYKIDGTLCVGCLYGVSARICKPIAVPNTNGRCFIPYFSTPAPFQRCIPPHCSGFMQAAPTFSHVL; via the coding sequence atggCTGCTGCAGCTGCGGTTGCCGCGAAAATCACTGCGGTGTGGAGACAAAATTTTAAGCGAGAGATTTTCAGATTGGACGCTGCCCTGTTCAGATTTCCAGTTGTCTCTTTTGATACAGAGTTTCCTGGTTTCTTTCGAAACACTCCGATGGACGCCACTGACTTGACTCGTTACGAGGATTTGAAGCATAATGTTGATCCATTAAGGTTAATCCAATTTGGTATCACCGTTGCAGATGCAAGTGGCAAAATCGGGGGCACTTGGGAGTTTAATTTGCGGTTCGATCTGTCAAAGGATTTGTCTGTCTCTCAGTCTATACAATTCTTGCAAGACAATGGCATCGATTTTGACAAGCTGAGAAGAGATGGGATTGATTTCGACATGTTCGCACAGTTGTTGTCACGTGTTGTTGCCAAGCATCGAAACCTTTGTTGGGTTACCTTCCATGGCTTGTATGATCTGTCACACACATTGAGGACAGTGACAAACAGGCCATTGCCCCATTCTTTGGCTGGTTTTACGTCTCTACTTGGTATTGTGTTCGGTGACGTGGTGGATATCAAATACACGGCACGCTTTTGCCAGGGATTACGTGGTGGCGAGTTAGGCTTGGCAGCCATTGCTAAAATCTTGAACGTGGAAAGAGTTGGTGGGGCACATCAAGCAGGATCCGATTCGTTGTTGACGGCTCGTGTGTACACAAAGATGAGGATGGTATACAAAATTGATGGCACTCTTTGTGTGGGCTGCTTGTATGGTGTCTCAGCTAGAATTTGCAAGCCGATTGCTGTGCCTAATACCAATGGCCGCTGCTTTATTCCGTACTTCAGCACTCCAGCACCGTTCCAGCGTTGCATTCCTCCCCATTGTTCTGGTTTCATGCAAGCTGCTCCAACTTTTAGTCATGTCCTGTAG